In the genome of Dermacentor silvarum isolate Dsil-2018 chromosome 1, BIME_Dsil_1.4, whole genome shotgun sequence, one region contains:
- the LOC119436321 gene encoding LOW QUALITY PROTEIN: inositol-3-phosphate synthase 1-A-like (The sequence of the model RefSeq protein was modified relative to this genomic sequence to represent the inferred CDS: deleted 2 bases in 2 codons) yields the protein MVKVEIDSPMVRYSADLIEADYVYSMSEAKVEGNVCRVRPRDVRMTFRTKRHVPRLGVMLVGMGGNNGTTVMAATLANKLGLSWRTKEKVQHANYYGSITQTSTVSLGNGPQGEVYVPMKDLLPMVNPNDVVFDGWDISSLNMAEAMRRARVLDVQLQDQLAPHMEKIQPRPGIFDPIFVAANQEDRADNVIPGNKQQQLERIRADIREFVASNKVDKVIVLWTANTERYCDVTDGVHDTAAKLLDAIEKSHPEVSPSTIFAVAAVLEGCTYINGSPQNTFVPGLLELARQHQVFLAGDDFKSGQTKLKSVLVDFLVSAGIKPVSIVSYNHLGNNDGKNLSAPAQFRSKEISKSNVVDDVVNSNSILYAPGEKPDHCVVIKYVPYVGDSKRAMDEYTSEIMMGGHNTIVVHNTCEDSLLAAPLIIDLFILAELCERIEFSVAGSKFQGFHSVLSLLSYLCKAPAVPPGAPVVNALFKQRCCIVNVLRACVGLAPCHFMDLEFKASDASVWERSKSALVPEESGSKKQARSPHEVRTIA from the exons ATGGTGAAAGTGGAGATCGACAGCCCGATGGTGCGCTACTCGGCGGACCTGATTGAGGCCGACTACGTGTACTCGATGTCCGAGGCCAAGGTCGAGGGCAACGTGTGCCGCGTACGGCCGCGCGACGTCCGCATGACGTTTCGCACCAAGAGGCATGTGCCCCGGCTGGGTGTCATGCTGGTCGGCATGGGAGGCAACAACGGCACCACCGTGATGGCCGCTACGCTGGCCAACAAGCTGGGCCTGTCCTGGAGAACCAAGGAAAAAGTCCAG CATGCCAACTACTACGGGTCCATCACGCAAACGTCTACCGTCAGCTTGGGGAACGGGCCCCAGGGAGAGGTGTACGTGCCGATGAAGGACCTGTTGCCCATGGTGAACCCGAACGATGTGGTCTTTGACGGCTGGGACATATCGAGCCTAAACATGGCCGAGGCCATGCGTAGGGCCCGGGTGCTAGACGTGCAGCTTCAAGATCAGTTGGCGCCCCACATGGAGAAGATACAGCCTCGGCCGGGTATCTTCGACCCAATCTTCGTTGCCGCCAACCAGGAGGACCGCGCCGACAACGTAATACCAG GAAACAAACAGCAACAGCTGGAACGCATCCGGGCTGACATCCGGGAGTTCGTTGCCTCGAACAAAGTGGACAAGGTGATCGTACTCTGGACAGCCAACACGGAACGCTATTGTGATGTCACCGATGGAGTCCACGATACGGCTGCAAAACTTCTTGACGCCATCGAAAAGAGCCACCCTGAAGTCTCGCCA TCGACAATCTTCGCTGTAGCCGCAGTGCTCGAAGGG TGCACCTACATCAACGGGTCCCCTCAGAACACCTTTGTGCCGGGACTTTTGGAGCTGGCCAGGCAA CACCAGGTCTTCTTGGCTGGTGATGACTTCAAGTCTGGCCAGACAAAGCTCAAGTCGGTGCTCGTGGACTTCCTCGTGTCGGCCGGCATCAAGCCAGTCTCCATCGTCAGCTACAACCACCTAGGCAACAACGACGGCAAGAACTTGTCGGCTCCCGCCCAATTCCGTTCCAAGGAAATTAGCAAAAGCAACGTTGTCGACGACGTGGTTAACAGCAACTCCATCCTTTACGCTCCGGGAGAGAAGCCGGATCATTGC GTGGTCATCAAGTATGTGCCCTACGTGGGCGACAGCAAGCGTGCTATGGACGAGTACACGAGCGAGATCATGATGGGCGGCCATAACACCATTGTGGTGCACAACACGTGCGAGGACTCGCTGCTGGCAGCGCCGCTCATTATCGATCTGTTCATCCTGGCCGAGCTGTGCGAACGCATCGAGTTCAGCGTGGCCGGCAGCAAGTTCCAGGGCTTCCACAGCGTGCTCTCTCTGCTATCGTACCTCTGCAAAGCGCCCGCCGTGCCCCCCGGCGCGCCCGTGGTCAACGCACTCTTCAAACAGCGCTGCTGCATTGTCAACGTGCTGCGCGCCTGCGTAGGCCTGGCGCCCTGCCATTTCATGGATCTCGAATTCAAGGCCAGCGACGCATCCGTATGGGAGCGCTCTAAGAGCGCCCTGGTGCCCGAAGAGTCCGGCTCCAAGAAGCAGGCCCGCTCGCCGCACGAGGTGCGCACCATCGCCTGA